In Notolabrus celidotus isolate fNotCel1 chromosome 22, fNotCel1.pri, whole genome shotgun sequence, one genomic interval encodes:
- the ccdc177 gene encoding coiled-coil domain-containing protein 177 isoform X2, with translation MQLENPPTMVDPSEAEEQSKCKGPQLDTPTVATEDPRLPDQADGTTTEDDGDAGFETPPTGSSEPSPCHTASPPGPDPASHQETPPQQPQTQTDKDPPPKFHLDLYNFDSPAAEGSRYVLTSPRSLEGCARCGVKPVELLPRPLADFAREAPGRSMRVATGLFEVYERDRHAKLRQCREERERIIREEKRRIQQATANSSGSPSSSSGEQQHKASSGSTLSPKSGPVTSSSAPDFGSSPRSTASGSSTKTGKALLPKPASTSFSTSPKIPHPASQSSKTGSTTSTASFKGGLQGSTKHCSSEQGKAPRPLSSGPPPVTRKSSGGKTSNTFPRSTPKPPSFPRANTTLSASVSKPAAQTTGTPLNGVAGVLFSQHNGHLGLHPKVRGKSHSLESLQRRIDPVCSSTSTTTTTTCTSSESGASSSYSWEGARDHWAKFSSPRARTMATFNSLMGRSLSLGDLSHSPQTTQKVERIVKEVKRRGLKAVSERDRKIAALMLARYQEEDIMSQTRYVAHLQWDSERRMDEFRREQEDREKQRAVQECQRVWQTQVSIRQRRLSQQERLSAAAKMRQVEESEERWRELAEQQERTRLLRLQQAAREEKHKKALQEQNLKALEEERAAMLEQERLLLKEKLTMAELKRQEKEHQGQEDRRGLNKAEKRRHAALTQEIARRELEEREEARRMSEEKLSRSLENYEQIVERRGMELKEKAKREEKQIQKARKAAERREKQQQQLLEARVKEAEKRAQQAALLAEERAKEKAQRAVQSRQEKEKLQRLNRQRVEDEEKQRRLELLQSIERKLEKSEQIFKEKKAVLDSARSVARASFHVRDKVREETNMRTFDKMALEAQLKASMDEK, from the exons ATGCAGCTggag AATCCGCCAACGATGGTCGACCCCTCAGAGGCAGAGGAGCAGAGCAAGTGTAAAGGCCCGCAGCTCGACACTCCCACCGTGGCCACCGAAGACCCTCGACTGCCAGATCAGGCCGACGGCACCACGACGGAGGACGATGGGGACGCCGGGTTTGAGACACCGCCCACCGGGAGCTCTGAGCCGAGCCCCTGCCACACCGCGTCCCCTCCAGGACCGGACCCGGCCTCCCATCAGGAGACTCCACCTCAGCAACCACAGACTCAGACCGATAAAGACCCGCCTCCTAAGTTCCACCTGGACCTGTACAACTTTGACTCACCAGCCGCGGAGGGCAGCCGCTACGTGCTAACAAGCCCCCGCTCTTTGGAGGGGTGCGCTCGATGTGGAGTCAAACCCGTGGAGCTGCTGCCTCGCCCACTCGCAGACTTTGCCCGGGAGGCTCCTGGGCGCTCCATGCGTGTGGCGACGGGTCTGTTTGAAGTGTACGAGAGGGATCGGCACGCCAAGCTGAGGCAgtgcagggaggagagggagaggatcatcagagaggagaagCGGAGGATCCAGCAGGCGACAGCTAACAGCAGCGGGAGTCCATCGTCCTCCTCTGGGGAGCAGCAGCACAAAGCCTCCTCTGGCTCCACACTGTCCCCAAAGTCCGGgccggtgacctccagctcagCCCCTGATTTTGGATCCTCCCCCAGATCCACAGCATCAGGTTCATCCACTAAAACAGGAAAAGCTCTCCTACCTAAACCTGCTTCCACCAGTTTCAGTACTTCCCCTAAAATTCCTCATCCAGCATCTCAGTCCTCAAAAACTGGATCAACGACCTCCACGGCGTCCTTCAAAGGAGGACTTCAAGGATCTACCAAGCACTGCTCGTCTGAGCAGGGGAAAGCTCCTCGTCCTCTCTCATCCGGCCCCCCGCCTGTAACCAGGAAGTCTTCAGGTGGTAAAACCTCCAACACGTTCCCCAGATCGACTCCAAAACCGCCGTCCTTCCCGAGAGCCAACACGACCTTATCAGCGTCTGTGTCCAAACCTGCAGCTCAGACCACGGGGACGCCTCTGAACGGCGTGGCAGGAGTTCTGTTCTCTCAGCACAACGGACATCTAGGACTCCACCCTAAGGTGCGAGGGAAGAGCCACTCGCTTGAGTCCCTGCAGCGGAGGATCGATCCGGtctgctcctccacctccaccaccacaaccaccacATGCACCTCCTCAGAGTCCGGAGCGTCCTCCTCCTACAGCTGGGAAGGAGCTCGGGATCACTGGGCTAAGTTCTCCAGTCCCCGCGCTCGCACCATGGCCACTTTCAACTCCCTGATGGGCCGCAGCCTCAGCCTGGGAGACCTGAGCCACTCCCCTCAGACCACGCAGAAGGTGGAGCGCATCgtgaaggaggtgaagagaCGAGGCCTGAAAGCCGTGTCCGAGCGGGACCGTAAGATCGCCGCTCTGATGCTCGCCAGGTACCAAGAGGAGGACATCATGAGTCAGACGCGCTACGTGGCTCACCTGCAGTGGGACAGCGAGCGCCGGATGGACGAGTTTCGCCGGGAGCAGGAGGACAGGGAGAAGCAGCGGGCGGTGCAGGAGTGTCAGAGGGTGTGGCAGACACAAGTGTCCATACGTCAGAGAAGACTCAGCCAGCAGGAGCGACTCTCAGCTGCAGCCAAGATGAGACAggtggaggagagcgaggagaggtggagggagctggcggagcagcaggagaggacgCGTCTCCTGAGGCTGCAGCAGGCCGCCCGGGAGGAGAAGCACAAGAAGGCCCTGCAGGAGCAGAACCTGAAGgcgctggaggaggagagggcggccatgctggagcaggagaggctgctgctgaaggagaagCTCACCATGGCCGAGCTGAAGAGGCAAGAGAAGGAGCACCAGGGGCAGGAGGACAGACGGGGTCTGAACAAAGCCGAGAAGAGACGCCACGCCGCCCTCACGCAGGAGATCGCCCGCAGGGAGCTGGAGGAGCGGGAGGAGGCCAGGAGGATGTCAGAAGAGAAGCTCAGCCGCTCCCTGGAGAATTACGAACAGATTGTGGAGCGGAGAGGGATGGAGCTGAAGGAGAAAGCCAAGCGTGAGGAGAAGCAGATCCAGAAAGCACGCAAGGCCGCAGAGAGGCgtgagaagcagcagcagcagctcctggagGCTCGCGTGAAGGAGGCGGAGAAGCGAGCCCAGCAGGCGGCGTTGCTGGCCGAGGAGCGCGCCAAGGAGAAGGCTCAGCGGGCCGTGCAGAGCCgccaggagaaggagaaactCCAGAGGCTCAACAGGCAGCGCGTGGAGGACGAGGAGAAGCAGAGGCgtctggagctgctgcagtCCATCGAGAGGAAGCTGGAGAAGAGCGAGCAGATCTTCAAGGAGAAGAAGGCGGTGCTCGATAGCGCTCGGTCCGTGGCGCGGGCTTCGTTTCACGTCCGGGACAAAGTGCGGGAGGAGACCAACATGCGTACGTTTGATAAAATGGCGCTGGAGGCTCAGCTCAAAGCCAGCATGGACGAGAAATAA
- the ccdc177 gene encoding coiled-coil domain-containing protein 177 isoform X3 — translation MVDPSEAEEQSKCKGPQLDTPTVATEDPRLPDQADGTTTEDDGDAGFETPPTGSSEPSPCHTASPPGPDPASHQETPPQQPQTQTDKDPPPKFHLDLYNFDSPAAEGSRYVLTSPRSLEGCARCGVKPVELLPRPLADFAREAPGRSMRVATGLFEVYERDRHAKLRQCREERERIIREEKRRIQQATANSSGSPSSSSGEQQHKASSGSTLSPKSGPVTSSSAPDFGSSPRSTASGSSTKTGKALLPKPASTSFSTSPKIPHPASQSSKTGSTTSTASFKGGLQGSTKHCSSEQGKAPRPLSSGPPPVTRKSSGGKTSNTFPRSTPKPPSFPRANTTLSASVSKPAAQTTGTPLNGVAGVLFSQHNGHLGLHPKVRGKSHSLESLQRRIDPVCSSTSTTTTTTCTSSESGASSSYSWEGARDHWAKFSSPRARTMATFNSLMGRSLSLGDLSHSPQTTQKVERIVKEVKRRGLKAVSERDRKIAALMLARYQEEDIMSQTRYVAHLQWDSERRMDEFRREQEDREKQRAVQECQRVWQTQVSIRQRRLSQQERLSAAAKMRQVEESEERWRELAEQQERTRLLRLQQAAREEKHKKALQEQNLKALEEERAAMLEQERLLLKEKLTMAELKRQEKEHQGQEDRRGLNKAEKRRHAALTQEIARRELEEREEARRMSEEKLSRSLENYEQIVERRGMELKEKAKREEKQIQKARKAAERREKQQQQLLEARVKEAEKRAQQAALLAEERAKEKAQRAVQSRQEKEKLQRLNRQRVEDEEKQRRLELLQSIERKLEKSEQIFKEKKAVLDSARSVARASFHVRDKVREETNMRTFDKMALEAQLKASMDEK, via the coding sequence ATGGTCGACCCCTCAGAGGCAGAGGAGCAGAGCAAGTGTAAAGGCCCGCAGCTCGACACTCCCACCGTGGCCACCGAAGACCCTCGACTGCCAGATCAGGCCGACGGCACCACGACGGAGGACGATGGGGACGCCGGGTTTGAGACACCGCCCACCGGGAGCTCTGAGCCGAGCCCCTGCCACACCGCGTCCCCTCCAGGACCGGACCCGGCCTCCCATCAGGAGACTCCACCTCAGCAACCACAGACTCAGACCGATAAAGACCCGCCTCCTAAGTTCCACCTGGACCTGTACAACTTTGACTCACCAGCCGCGGAGGGCAGCCGCTACGTGCTAACAAGCCCCCGCTCTTTGGAGGGGTGCGCTCGATGTGGAGTCAAACCCGTGGAGCTGCTGCCTCGCCCACTCGCAGACTTTGCCCGGGAGGCTCCTGGGCGCTCCATGCGTGTGGCGACGGGTCTGTTTGAAGTGTACGAGAGGGATCGGCACGCCAAGCTGAGGCAgtgcagggaggagagggagaggatcatcagagaggagaagCGGAGGATCCAGCAGGCGACAGCTAACAGCAGCGGGAGTCCATCGTCCTCCTCTGGGGAGCAGCAGCACAAAGCCTCCTCTGGCTCCACACTGTCCCCAAAGTCCGGgccggtgacctccagctcagCCCCTGATTTTGGATCCTCCCCCAGATCCACAGCATCAGGTTCATCCACTAAAACAGGAAAAGCTCTCCTACCTAAACCTGCTTCCACCAGTTTCAGTACTTCCCCTAAAATTCCTCATCCAGCATCTCAGTCCTCAAAAACTGGATCAACGACCTCCACGGCGTCCTTCAAAGGAGGACTTCAAGGATCTACCAAGCACTGCTCGTCTGAGCAGGGGAAAGCTCCTCGTCCTCTCTCATCCGGCCCCCCGCCTGTAACCAGGAAGTCTTCAGGTGGTAAAACCTCCAACACGTTCCCCAGATCGACTCCAAAACCGCCGTCCTTCCCGAGAGCCAACACGACCTTATCAGCGTCTGTGTCCAAACCTGCAGCTCAGACCACGGGGACGCCTCTGAACGGCGTGGCAGGAGTTCTGTTCTCTCAGCACAACGGACATCTAGGACTCCACCCTAAGGTGCGAGGGAAGAGCCACTCGCTTGAGTCCCTGCAGCGGAGGATCGATCCGGtctgctcctccacctccaccaccacaaccaccacATGCACCTCCTCAGAGTCCGGAGCGTCCTCCTCCTACAGCTGGGAAGGAGCTCGGGATCACTGGGCTAAGTTCTCCAGTCCCCGCGCTCGCACCATGGCCACTTTCAACTCCCTGATGGGCCGCAGCCTCAGCCTGGGAGACCTGAGCCACTCCCCTCAGACCACGCAGAAGGTGGAGCGCATCgtgaaggaggtgaagagaCGAGGCCTGAAAGCCGTGTCCGAGCGGGACCGTAAGATCGCCGCTCTGATGCTCGCCAGGTACCAAGAGGAGGACATCATGAGTCAGACGCGCTACGTGGCTCACCTGCAGTGGGACAGCGAGCGCCGGATGGACGAGTTTCGCCGGGAGCAGGAGGACAGGGAGAAGCAGCGGGCGGTGCAGGAGTGTCAGAGGGTGTGGCAGACACAAGTGTCCATACGTCAGAGAAGACTCAGCCAGCAGGAGCGACTCTCAGCTGCAGCCAAGATGAGACAggtggaggagagcgaggagaggtggagggagctggcggagcagcaggagaggacgCGTCTCCTGAGGCTGCAGCAGGCCGCCCGGGAGGAGAAGCACAAGAAGGCCCTGCAGGAGCAGAACCTGAAGgcgctggaggaggagagggcggccatgctggagcaggagaggctgctgctgaaggagaagCTCACCATGGCCGAGCTGAAGAGGCAAGAGAAGGAGCACCAGGGGCAGGAGGACAGACGGGGTCTGAACAAAGCCGAGAAGAGACGCCACGCCGCCCTCACGCAGGAGATCGCCCGCAGGGAGCTGGAGGAGCGGGAGGAGGCCAGGAGGATGTCAGAAGAGAAGCTCAGCCGCTCCCTGGAGAATTACGAACAGATTGTGGAGCGGAGAGGGATGGAGCTGAAGGAGAAAGCCAAGCGTGAGGAGAAGCAGATCCAGAAAGCACGCAAGGCCGCAGAGAGGCgtgagaagcagcagcagcagctcctggagGCTCGCGTGAAGGAGGCGGAGAAGCGAGCCCAGCAGGCGGCGTTGCTGGCCGAGGAGCGCGCCAAGGAGAAGGCTCAGCGGGCCGTGCAGAGCCgccaggagaaggagaaactCCAGAGGCTCAACAGGCAGCGCGTGGAGGACGAGGAGAAGCAGAGGCgtctggagctgctgcagtCCATCGAGAGGAAGCTGGAGAAGAGCGAGCAGATCTTCAAGGAGAAGAAGGCGGTGCTCGATAGCGCTCGGTCCGTGGCGCGGGCTTCGTTTCACGTCCGGGACAAAGTGCGGGAGGAGACCAACATGCGTACGTTTGATAAAATGGCGCTGGAGGCTCAGCTCAAAGCCAGCATGGACGAGAAATAA
- the ccdc177 gene encoding coiled-coil domain-containing protein 177 isoform X1, which yields MHRWSVWLHQHVLVLLAFSKVPLLHNPPTMVDPSEAEEQSKCKGPQLDTPTVATEDPRLPDQADGTTTEDDGDAGFETPPTGSSEPSPCHTASPPGPDPASHQETPPQQPQTQTDKDPPPKFHLDLYNFDSPAAEGSRYVLTSPRSLEGCARCGVKPVELLPRPLADFAREAPGRSMRVATGLFEVYERDRHAKLRQCREERERIIREEKRRIQQATANSSGSPSSSSGEQQHKASSGSTLSPKSGPVTSSSAPDFGSSPRSTASGSSTKTGKALLPKPASTSFSTSPKIPHPASQSSKTGSTTSTASFKGGLQGSTKHCSSEQGKAPRPLSSGPPPVTRKSSGGKTSNTFPRSTPKPPSFPRANTTLSASVSKPAAQTTGTPLNGVAGVLFSQHNGHLGLHPKVRGKSHSLESLQRRIDPVCSSTSTTTTTTCTSSESGASSSYSWEGARDHWAKFSSPRARTMATFNSLMGRSLSLGDLSHSPQTTQKVERIVKEVKRRGLKAVSERDRKIAALMLARYQEEDIMSQTRYVAHLQWDSERRMDEFRREQEDREKQRAVQECQRVWQTQVSIRQRRLSQQERLSAAAKMRQVEESEERWRELAEQQERTRLLRLQQAAREEKHKKALQEQNLKALEEERAAMLEQERLLLKEKLTMAELKRQEKEHQGQEDRRGLNKAEKRRHAALTQEIARRELEEREEARRMSEEKLSRSLENYEQIVERRGMELKEKAKREEKQIQKARKAAERREKQQQQLLEARVKEAEKRAQQAALLAEERAKEKAQRAVQSRQEKEKLQRLNRQRVEDEEKQRRLELLQSIERKLEKSEQIFKEKKAVLDSARSVARASFHVRDKVREETNMRTFDKMALEAQLKASMDEK from the exons atgcacagatggaGCGTCTGGCTTCAtcagcatgt gttggTGCTGCTCGCCTTCTCCAAGGTGCCATTATTGCAT AATCCGCCAACGATGGTCGACCCCTCAGAGGCAGAGGAGCAGAGCAAGTGTAAAGGCCCGCAGCTCGACACTCCCACCGTGGCCACCGAAGACCCTCGACTGCCAGATCAGGCCGACGGCACCACGACGGAGGACGATGGGGACGCCGGGTTTGAGACACCGCCCACCGGGAGCTCTGAGCCGAGCCCCTGCCACACCGCGTCCCCTCCAGGACCGGACCCGGCCTCCCATCAGGAGACTCCACCTCAGCAACCACAGACTCAGACCGATAAAGACCCGCCTCCTAAGTTCCACCTGGACCTGTACAACTTTGACTCACCAGCCGCGGAGGGCAGCCGCTACGTGCTAACAAGCCCCCGCTCTTTGGAGGGGTGCGCTCGATGTGGAGTCAAACCCGTGGAGCTGCTGCCTCGCCCACTCGCAGACTTTGCCCGGGAGGCTCCTGGGCGCTCCATGCGTGTGGCGACGGGTCTGTTTGAAGTGTACGAGAGGGATCGGCACGCCAAGCTGAGGCAgtgcagggaggagagggagaggatcatcagagaggagaagCGGAGGATCCAGCAGGCGACAGCTAACAGCAGCGGGAGTCCATCGTCCTCCTCTGGGGAGCAGCAGCACAAAGCCTCCTCTGGCTCCACACTGTCCCCAAAGTCCGGgccggtgacctccagctcagCCCCTGATTTTGGATCCTCCCCCAGATCCACAGCATCAGGTTCATCCACTAAAACAGGAAAAGCTCTCCTACCTAAACCTGCTTCCACCAGTTTCAGTACTTCCCCTAAAATTCCTCATCCAGCATCTCAGTCCTCAAAAACTGGATCAACGACCTCCACGGCGTCCTTCAAAGGAGGACTTCAAGGATCTACCAAGCACTGCTCGTCTGAGCAGGGGAAAGCTCCTCGTCCTCTCTCATCCGGCCCCCCGCCTGTAACCAGGAAGTCTTCAGGTGGTAAAACCTCCAACACGTTCCCCAGATCGACTCCAAAACCGCCGTCCTTCCCGAGAGCCAACACGACCTTATCAGCGTCTGTGTCCAAACCTGCAGCTCAGACCACGGGGACGCCTCTGAACGGCGTGGCAGGAGTTCTGTTCTCTCAGCACAACGGACATCTAGGACTCCACCCTAAGGTGCGAGGGAAGAGCCACTCGCTTGAGTCCCTGCAGCGGAGGATCGATCCGGtctgctcctccacctccaccaccacaaccaccacATGCACCTCCTCAGAGTCCGGAGCGTCCTCCTCCTACAGCTGGGAAGGAGCTCGGGATCACTGGGCTAAGTTCTCCAGTCCCCGCGCTCGCACCATGGCCACTTTCAACTCCCTGATGGGCCGCAGCCTCAGCCTGGGAGACCTGAGCCACTCCCCTCAGACCACGCAGAAGGTGGAGCGCATCgtgaaggaggtgaagagaCGAGGCCTGAAAGCCGTGTCCGAGCGGGACCGTAAGATCGCCGCTCTGATGCTCGCCAGGTACCAAGAGGAGGACATCATGAGTCAGACGCGCTACGTGGCTCACCTGCAGTGGGACAGCGAGCGCCGGATGGACGAGTTTCGCCGGGAGCAGGAGGACAGGGAGAAGCAGCGGGCGGTGCAGGAGTGTCAGAGGGTGTGGCAGACACAAGTGTCCATACGTCAGAGAAGACTCAGCCAGCAGGAGCGACTCTCAGCTGCAGCCAAGATGAGACAggtggaggagagcgaggagaggtggagggagctggcggagcagcaggagaggacgCGTCTCCTGAGGCTGCAGCAGGCCGCCCGGGAGGAGAAGCACAAGAAGGCCCTGCAGGAGCAGAACCTGAAGgcgctggaggaggagagggcggccatgctggagcaggagaggctgctgctgaaggagaagCTCACCATGGCCGAGCTGAAGAGGCAAGAGAAGGAGCACCAGGGGCAGGAGGACAGACGGGGTCTGAACAAAGCCGAGAAGAGACGCCACGCCGCCCTCACGCAGGAGATCGCCCGCAGGGAGCTGGAGGAGCGGGAGGAGGCCAGGAGGATGTCAGAAGAGAAGCTCAGCCGCTCCCTGGAGAATTACGAACAGATTGTGGAGCGGAGAGGGATGGAGCTGAAGGAGAAAGCCAAGCGTGAGGAGAAGCAGATCCAGAAAGCACGCAAGGCCGCAGAGAGGCgtgagaagcagcagcagcagctcctggagGCTCGCGTGAAGGAGGCGGAGAAGCGAGCCCAGCAGGCGGCGTTGCTGGCCGAGGAGCGCGCCAAGGAGAAGGCTCAGCGGGCCGTGCAGAGCCgccaggagaaggagaaactCCAGAGGCTCAACAGGCAGCGCGTGGAGGACGAGGAGAAGCAGAGGCgtctggagctgctgcagtCCATCGAGAGGAAGCTGGAGAAGAGCGAGCAGATCTTCAAGGAGAAGAAGGCGGTGCTCGATAGCGCTCGGTCCGTGGCGCGGGCTTCGTTTCACGTCCGGGACAAAGTGCGGGAGGAGACCAACATGCGTACGTTTGATAAAATGGCGCTGGAGGCTCAGCTCAAAGCCAGCATGGACGAGAAATAA